The following proteins are co-located in the Candidatus Competibacteraceae bacterium genome:
- a CDS encoding circularly permuted type 2 ATP-grasp protein has translation MTIEWRNYAATGAYDELIDGATGPRPAAKTLCEYLASLSDEELRERKTAAELAILVMGITFTVYTEGGSIDRAWPFDIVPRIIPKHEWDRTEAGLKQRVQALNLFIDDLYHEQKIIKDGVFPAEVLAQSVNFRPQCVGVNPRHGVWAHICGSDLVRDKDGTVYVLEDNLRVPSGVSYMLENRVVTKRVFPELFEYQRIQPVDDYAPRLYDMLASLSPRPGDNPTVVVLTPGIYNSAYFEHSYLAQQMGVELVEGSDLEVGDDDCLYMRTIKGLERVDVIYRRVDDLFLDPEAFRPDSALGVKGLMRAWRQGNVALANAPGAGVADDKVVYTFVPDIIKYYLDQDPLIANVPSYLCMREKDRKYVLANLDKLVVKPANESGGYGMMVGPHATSSERKRFAELIQKDPRNYMAQPTLSISTSPTLCDDQMEPRHVDLRPFILSGPTTYVTTGGLTRVALRKGSLVVNSSQGGGSKDTWIVDTEGF, from the coding sequence ATGACAATCGAATGGCGGAATTATGCCGCGACCGGCGCATACGACGAACTCATCGACGGCGCGACTGGACCACGACCGGCGGCGAAGACTCTGTGTGAGTATCTGGCCTCGCTGAGCGATGAGGAACTGCGCGAGCGCAAGACCGCGGCCGAACTGGCCATATTGGTCATGGGCATCACCTTCACCGTCTACACCGAGGGCGGCAGCATCGACCGGGCCTGGCCGTTCGACATCGTGCCGCGCATCATCCCGAAACACGAATGGGATCGCACCGAAGCCGGCCTGAAACAACGGGTGCAGGCGCTCAACCTGTTCATCGACGATCTTTACCACGAGCAGAAGATCATCAAGGACGGCGTGTTTCCGGCCGAGGTACTAGCACAGTCGGTCAACTTCCGGCCGCAGTGCGTGGGAGTCAACCCGCGTCACGGTGTCTGGGCGCATATCTGCGGCTCGGATCTGGTGCGCGACAAGGACGGCACGGTCTACGTGCTGGAAGACAACCTGCGGGTTCCCTCCGGCGTGTCCTACATGCTGGAAAACCGGGTGGTCACCAAGCGGGTATTCCCGGAACTGTTCGAGTACCAGCGCATCCAGCCGGTGGACGACTACGCCCCACGGCTGTACGACATGCTGGCCTCGCTGTCGCCGCGCCCCGGCGACAACCCCACCGTGGTGGTGCTCACCCCCGGCATCTACAACTCGGCCTATTTCGAACACTCCTACCTTGCCCAACAGATGGGCGTGGAACTGGTGGAAGGCAGCGACCTGGAGGTCGGCGACGACGACTGCCTCTACATGCGCACCATCAAGGGGCTGGAACGGGTGGACGTGATCTACCGGCGGGTCGACGATCTGTTTCTCGATCCCGAAGCATTCCGGCCGGACTCGGCGCTGGGGGTCAAGGGTTTGATGCGGGCCTGGCGCCAAGGCAATGTGGCGCTGGCCAACGCGCCGGGCGCCGGCGTGGCCGACGACAAGGTCGTGTACACCTTCGTCCCCGACATTATCAAATACTATCTCGATCAGGACCCCCTGATCGCCAACGTGCCATCCTACCTGTGCATGCGCGAGAAGGACCGGAAGTACGTGCTGGCCAATCTGGACAAACTGGTGGTCAAGCCCGCCAACGAATCCGGCGGTTACGGCATGATGGTCGGACCGCACGCCACTTCCAGCGAGCGCAAGCGCTTCGCCGAACTGATCCAAAAGGACCCACGCAACTACATGGCCCAACCCACCCTGTCGATCTCCACCTCTCCGACCCTGTGCGACGACCAGATGGAACCCCGCCATGTGGACTTGCGGCCGTTCATCCTGTCCGGTCCCACGACCTACGTGACCACCGGCGGCCTGACCCGGGTGGCCCTCAGAAAAGGCTCGCTGGTGGTCAATTCCTCACAGGGGGGTGGTAGCAAGGACACCTGGATCGTCGATACCGAGGGCTTCTAA
- a CDS encoding transglutaminase family protein encodes MAIRVALHHHTSYRFDRAVNVSPHVIRLRPASHTRTPIHAYSLKIEPAQHFINWMQDPFGNFQARLVFPEKVRELSLTVDLVAEMTVINPFDFFVESYAEKYPFSYEPTLCRELAPYLETRENGPLLNAWLAGVDRKPQTIVDFLVELNRRLGQDIGYIIRMEAGVQTSEETLSKRSGSCRDSAWLLVQIMRHLGLAARFVSGYLVQLTADLKSLDGPSGTEVDFTDLHAWAEVFVPGAGWIGLDPTSGLLAGEGHIPLACTPTPPSAAPVTGCTDPCETEFGFEMKVTRIHEDPRVTKPYTEEQWRTIEALGHDVDAKLQSGDVRLTMGGEPTFVSIDDMDGAEWTTAAIGPTKRKLAGRLLKMLRDRFAPNGFLHYSQGKWYPGESLPRWALSCYWRSDELPLWHDPRWIADDETPQGFGPEQALTFARELTRRLGVSDERLIPGYEDVYYYLWKERTLPVNVDPLKYDLKDDEERRRLAILLERGLNTITGYTLPIRWHEAPDGGQWMSGPWALRREHLYLIPGDSPMGYRLPLAALPQVGETDREVPHPQSLFEFRTALGDVHGEVTRRYSEFLKGRAEASRGDFQEQPAAAADTQAVIHTSLCVEPREGHLYVFMPPLGQLEHYLDLLACVEQTAADLEMPVLVEGYAPPSDWRLRKFAVTPDPGVIEVNIHPAGNWDELKRNIEVLYEDARQARLGTEKFMLDGRHTGTGGGNHVTLGGATPSDSPFLRRPDLLRSLLTYWQHHPSLSTLFSGLFIGPTSQAPRVDEARNDSLYELEIAFQQMPTGEVPQPWLVDRLLRNLLVDLSGNTHRAEFCIDKLYSPDSATGRLGLVEMRAFEMPPHARMSLMQMLLLRGLVARFWERPYAGRDLARWGTRIHDQFMLPHYVWEDFKDVIGEMNDAGYPFASDWFLPFFEFRFPHYGNIVHRDIDLELRQALEPWHVLGEEQALGGTARYVDSSVERMQVKVRGMVGERHVVACNGRRVPLRPTEIPGEFVAGVRYRAWQPPSALHPTIPVHAPLVFDLVDTWNQRSIGGCTYHVQHPGGRNPDTFPVNANEAEARRFARFWPYGHTPGSMMAPAEEPNPNFPCTLDLRRRGD; translated from the coding sequence ATGGCCATACGTGTTGCTCTCCACCACCATACCTCGTATCGATTTGATCGCGCCGTCAATGTGTCGCCGCATGTGATTCGCCTGCGCCCGGCGTCGCACACTCGCACCCCGATCCATGCCTACTCACTCAAGATTGAGCCGGCCCAGCACTTTATCAACTGGATGCAGGACCCCTTCGGTAATTTCCAGGCCCGGCTGGTATTTCCGGAAAAGGTTCGGGAACTGAGCCTGACCGTCGATCTGGTGGCCGAGATGACGGTCATCAATCCTTTCGATTTCTTCGTCGAAAGCTACGCCGAGAAGTATCCGTTCTCCTACGAACCCACGCTGTGCCGGGAGTTGGCGCCCTATCTGGAAACGCGGGAAAACGGCCCATTGCTGAACGCCTGGCTGGCTGGCGTTGACCGCAAGCCCCAGACGATCGTCGATTTCCTGGTCGAACTCAACCGGCGGTTGGGTCAGGATATTGGCTATATCATCCGCATGGAGGCGGGAGTGCAGACCAGTGAGGAAACCCTGAGCAAGCGCAGTGGCTCCTGCCGCGATTCGGCCTGGCTACTGGTGCAGATCATGCGGCATCTGGGTTTGGCGGCGCGCTTCGTCTCCGGCTATCTGGTCCAGTTGACCGCCGATCTCAAGTCGCTGGATGGCCCTTCCGGCACCGAGGTTGATTTTACCGACCTGCACGCCTGGGCCGAGGTCTTCGTGCCGGGCGCGGGCTGGATCGGCTTGGACCCGACCTCCGGCCTGCTCGCCGGCGAGGGCCACATTCCGCTGGCCTGCACCCCGACCCCGCCCAGCGCCGCGCCGGTGACCGGCTGCACCGATCCGTGCGAAACGGAATTCGGTTTCGAGATGAAAGTGACCCGCATCCACGAGGACCCGCGCGTCACCAAGCCCTACACCGAGGAGCAGTGGCGGACCATCGAGGCGCTGGGCCACGACGTGGACGCGAAATTGCAGTCGGGCGACGTGCGGCTGACCATGGGCGGCGAGCCGACCTTTGTTTCCATCGACGACATGGACGGCGCGGAATGGACCACCGCCGCCATCGGTCCCACCAAGCGCAAGCTGGCCGGCCGGCTGCTGAAGATGCTGCGTGATCGCTTCGCGCCCAACGGCTTCCTGCATTACAGTCAGGGTAAATGGTATCCGGGCGAATCCCTGCCGCGCTGGGCCTTGTCCTGCTACTGGCGCAGCGACGAGCTGCCCTTGTGGCATGACCCACGCTGGATCGCCGACGACGAGACGCCGCAAGGGTTCGGTCCGGAGCAGGCGCTGACCTTTGCGCGGGAACTGACCCGGCGTCTGGGCGTGAGCGACGAGCGCCTGATTCCCGGCTACGAGGATGTGTATTACTACCTGTGGAAGGAACGCACGCTGCCGGTCAACGTCGATCCGTTGAAGTACGATCTCAAGGACGATGAAGAGCGCCGGCGACTGGCGATCCTGCTGGAGCGGGGTCTGAACACTATCACCGGTTATACGCTGCCGATTCGTTGGCACGAAGCGCCGGATGGCGGGCAATGGATGAGCGGGCCATGGGCGCTGCGCCGCGAACATTTGTATCTCATCCCCGGCGACTCGCCGATGGGTTACCGCCTGCCGCTGGCGGCATTGCCACAGGTTGGGGAAACCGACCGCGAAGTGCCCCATCCGCAATCGCTGTTCGAGTTCCGCACCGCGTTGGGCGATGTCCACGGCGAGGTGACGCGTCGCTATAGCGAATTCCTGAAGGGTCGAGCGGAAGCATCGCGCGGCGATTTCCAGGAACAACCGGCGGCAGCGGCGGATACCCAGGCAGTGATCCATACCTCCTTGTGCGTGGAGCCGCGTGAAGGTCACCTCTACGTCTTCATGCCGCCGCTGGGGCAATTGGAGCACTATCTGGATCTGCTGGCCTGTGTCGAGCAAACCGCCGCCGATCTGGAAATGCCGGTGCTGGTCGAGGGCTACGCGCCGCCCTCCGACTGGCGGTTGCGCAAGTTCGCCGTCACGCCCGATCCCGGCGTGATCGAGGTCAATATCCATCCCGCCGGCAACTGGGACGAACTGAAGCGCAACATCGAAGTGCTGTACGAAGATGCACGTCAGGCGCGGCTCGGTACCGAAAAATTCATGCTGGACGGGCGGCACACCGGCACCGGCGGTGGCAACCACGTTACCCTGGGCGGCGCCACGCCGAGCGACAGCCCGTTCCTGCGCCGGCCCGATCTGTTGCGCAGTCTGCTCACCTACTGGCAGCATCATCCCAGCCTGTCCACGCTGTTCTCCGGGCTGTTTATCGGCCCGACCAGTCAGGCACCGCGAGTGGATGAGGCCCGCAACGATAGCCTGTACGAGTTGGAAATCGCCTTCCAGCAGATGCCGACCGGCGAAGTGCCGCAACCGTGGCTGGTGGATCGCTTGTTGCGCAATCTATTGGTGGACCTGAGCGGCAATACCCACCGCGCCGAATTCTGCATCGATAAGCTGTACTCGCCGGATTCGGCCACCGGGCGGCTGGGTCTGGTGGAGATGCGCGCCTTCGAGATGCCGCCGCATGCCCGCATGAGCCTGATGCAGATGCTGCTGTTGCGCGGCCTGGTGGCACGGTTCTGGGAGCGGCCCTATGCGGGTCGGGATCTGGCGCGCTGGGGTACACGGATTCACGATCAGTTCATGCTGCCGCACTACGTATGGGAAGACTTCAAGGATGTGATCGGCGAGATGAACGATGCCGGCTACCCGTTCGCGAGCGACTGGTTTCTGCCGTTCTTCGAGTTCCGCTTTCCGCACTATGGCAACATCGTTCATCGCGACATCGATCTGGAACTGCGCCAGGCGTTGGAACCGTGGCATGTGCTGGGCGAAGAGCAGGCCCTGGGCGGCACCGCCCGTTACGTCGATTCCTCGGTGGAACGTATGCAGGTCAAGGTGCGCGGCATGGTCGGCGAGCGGCATGTGGTGGCCTGCAACGGTCGGCGAGTGCCGCTGCGTCCGACCGAGATTCCGGGCGAATTCGTGGCCGGGGTTCGTTACCGCGCCTGGCAACCACCGTCGGCGTTGCACCCGACCATCCCGGTTCACGCGCCACTGGTATTCGATCTGGTGGATACCTGGAACCAGCGTTCCATCGGCGGTTGCACCTACCATGTTCAGCATCCAGGCGGTCGCAACCCCGATACTTTCCCCGTCAATGCCAACGAAGCCGAGGCGCGGCGTTTCGCCCGATTCTGGCCTTATGGCCACACCCCTGGGTCGATGATGGCGCCAGCCGAGGAGCCCAACCCCAACTTTCCGTGTACGCTGGATTTGCGGCGGCGAGGGGATTGA
- a CDS encoding helix-turn-helix domain-containing protein has protein sequence MLSADEKDDEAKAKSFGAHLRWLREQRRAVNRRYSVRQTAERIGVEPTHLSKIERGEIYPPAEETMRRLAADLGEDVDLLLAKADLVASDILEVIVKRPMLFAEIIRGLGDMPDQELSALVHKVRNSAW, from the coding sequence TTGTTAAGCGCTGATGAAAAGGACGATGAGGCGAAGGCCAAGAGTTTCGGGGCTCATCTTCGGTGGCTTCGCGAACAACGCCGAGCGGTGAATCGCCGGTACTCGGTACGGCAGACCGCCGAGCGGATCGGGGTAGAACCGACCCACCTCAGCAAGATCGAGCGCGGGGAAATTTACCCACCGGCGGAAGAGACGATGCGGCGGTTGGCGGCCGATCTGGGGGAAGACGTGGACTTGTTGTTGGCCAAAGCGGACTTGGTGGCCAGCGACATTCTTGAGGTCATCGTCAAACGGCCGATGCTGTTCGCCGAGATCATCCGAGGATTGGGCGATATGCCCGACCAGGAGTTGTCCGCCTTGGTGCATAAGGTTCGCAACAGCGCCTGGTAG
- a CDS encoding polysaccharide deacetylase family protein, with amino-acid sequence MKVVQSWDDGIVDDIRLADLLRRHQASATFNLNPGLHQAGRSLSWCYGDKEVWRLGRDELVEVYAGFEIANHSLSHPNLPDLSPADLEREVRDSRRILQEWFQQPVRGFCYPFGGLNPAVKEVVRAAGHVYARTVTECEPVFPAADPFEFGVSCRFADPLFWPRYERARTTDGVFFFWGHSYELVDDAMWADLEDKIVRIGADPAAEWASIERLF; translated from the coding sequence ATGAAAGTCGTTCAGAGCTGGGATGACGGCATCGTGGATGATATCCGGCTGGCGGATTTGCTGCGCCGCCACCAGGCCAGCGCCACCTTTAACCTCAATCCCGGCTTGCACCAGGCGGGGCGTTCCTTAAGTTGGTGTTATGGCGACAAGGAGGTATGGCGACTCGGCCGCGACGAACTGGTCGAGGTCTACGCCGGCTTCGAGATCGCCAATCATTCCCTGAGCCATCCCAACCTGCCCGATTTGTCTCCCGCCGATCTGGAACGTGAGGTGCGGGACAGCCGGCGCATTCTGCAAGAGTGGTTTCAGCAGCCGGTGCGCGGTTTTTGCTATCCCTTCGGCGGGCTCAATCCGGCGGTGAAGGAGGTGGTGCGCGCCGCCGGTCATGTGTACGCCCGCACCGTGACCGAATGCGAGCCGGTGTTTCCAGCGGCCGATCCCTTCGAATTCGGAGTCAGTTGCCGGTTTGCCGATCCCCTGTTCTGGCCCCGTTACGAACGCGCTAGGACGACGGACGGGGTGTTTTTCTTCTGGGGCCACAGCTACGAACTGGTCGATGACGCCATGTGGGCCGACCTGGAAGATAAGATCGTCCGCATCGGCGCCGATCCGGCGGCGGAATGGGCGAGCATCGAACGCTTGTTCTGA
- a CDS encoding ABC transporter permease: MFWSSVLLALRAIRRNLLRSFLTILGIVIGVGAVITMVTLGNGATRAVSDQISSLGSNLVIVRPGQRLGPGRDSAGAARFKASDADAIAAQIGSLNAVAPVDNKSVTVVYAARNWSTTVTGSTAAYFTVGNWQLADGRVFTEAEQRAGKAVCVIGATVRKELFGDQPPLGDGLRIKNFACEVIGLLQSKGQSAMGTDQDDIIVIPLRTLQRRLTGTQDVNTLMVSAQDGGDIDRIMADLRLLMRERRKITANEDDNFSILDTRQIAEAMTGTTKVLTMLLGAVAAVSLLVGGIGIMNIMLVSVTERTREIGIRLAIGALEREVLLQFLIEAVALSSLGGVVGITLATLASIGLAKVMQVPYIFDPGINLLSFVFSAVIGVVFGYFPARRAARLDPIDALRHE; encoded by the coding sequence ATGTTCTGGAGCAGCGTTCTACTGGCCTTACGGGCCATTCGGCGCAATTTGCTGCGGTCGTTCCTGACCATCCTCGGCATCGTGATCGGCGTCGGCGCGGTGATCACCATGGTCACGCTGGGCAATGGCGCCACCCGCGCCGTTTCGGATCAGATTTCCAGCCTCGGCAGCAATCTGGTCATCGTGCGCCCCGGTCAGCGGCTCGGTCCCGGACGGGATTCGGCGGGCGCGGCCAGATTTAAAGCCAGCGACGCGGACGCCATCGCGGCGCAGATCGGCTCGCTCAACGCGGTCGCGCCGGTCGACAATAAAAGCGTGACCGTGGTGTACGCGGCGCGCAATTGGTCCACCACCGTGACCGGCAGCACCGCCGCTTATTTCACCGTGGGCAACTGGCAACTCGCCGATGGACGGGTTTTTACCGAGGCCGAGCAGCGCGCCGGCAAGGCGGTTTGCGTGATCGGCGCCACGGTGCGCAAGGAGCTGTTCGGCGACCAACCGCCGTTGGGCGACGGGTTGCGGATCAAGAATTTCGCCTGCGAGGTGATCGGTCTGCTGCAATCCAAGGGACAGTCGGCCATGGGCACGGATCAGGACGACATCATCGTGATACCGCTGCGCACCTTGCAGCGCCGCCTGACCGGTACCCAGGATGTCAATACCTTAATGGTGTCGGCGCAAGACGGCGGGGATATCGACCGTATCATGGCGGATTTACGGTTGCTGATGCGCGAACGCCGCAAGATCACCGCCAACGAGGACGACAATTTTTCCATCCTCGATACCCGGCAGATTGCCGAGGCCATGACCGGCACCACTAAGGTATTGACCATGCTGCTGGGCGCGGTGGCCGCCGTCAGCCTGCTGGTGGGCGGCATCGGCATCATGAACATCATGCTGGTGTCGGTGACCGAGCGCACCCGCGAAATCGGTATCCGGCTGGCCATCGGCGCGCTGGAGCGGGAGGTCTTGCTGCAATTTCTGATCGAGGCGGTGGCCCTGTCGTCGCTGGGCGGCGTGGTCGGGATCACCTTGGCGACGCTGGCATCGATCGGACTGGCCAAGGTCATGCAAGTGCCGTATATCTTCGATCCCGGCATCAATCTGCTGTCGTTCGTGTTCTCGGCGGTGATCGGGGTGGTATTCGGATATTTCCCGGCCCGGCGCGCCGCGCGGCTCGATCCGATCGACGCGCTGCGGCACGAGTGA
- a CDS encoding ABC transporter ATP-binding protein produces MNATSERAAPENGALIELRDVTKAYGQGPAAFLALRGVNLRIDAGEFVAIMGPSGSGKSTAMNILGCLDNPTSGAYLFRGMHVENLSRNQRALLRRYYLGFVFQGFNLLARTTALENVELPLVYRGEPRAARHAKARAALDAIGLRQWEHHTPAELSGGQQQRVAIARAIVTDPTILLADEPTGNLDSQRSHEIMDLLVALNRDRNITVLMVTHEPDMARYAKRVVHFVDGKVESDRYNEEGS; encoded by the coding sequence TTGAACGCGACCAGCGAGCGCGCCGCGCCGGAAAACGGCGCGCTGATCGAATTGCGGGATGTCACCAAAGCGTATGGGCAAGGGCCGGCGGCGTTTCTGGCGCTGCGCGGGGTCAATCTACGCATCGACGCCGGCGAGTTCGTCGCGATCATGGGTCCGAGCGGTTCCGGCAAATCCACCGCCATGAACATCCTCGGCTGCCTGGATAACCCGACTTCGGGCGCTTATCTGTTTCGCGGGATGCACGTCGAGAATCTAAGCCGTAACCAGCGCGCCTTGCTCCGCCGTTATTACCTCGGTTTCGTGTTCCAAGGCTTCAATCTATTGGCCCGCACCACCGCCCTGGAAAACGTCGAACTGCCCCTCGTGTACCGGGGCGAACCGCGCGCGGCCCGTCACGCCAAGGCCCGCGCGGCACTCGACGCGATCGGCTTGCGACAGTGGGAGCACCACACGCCCGCCGAACTGTCCGGCGGCCAACAGCAGCGTGTTGCCATCGCCCGCGCCATCGTGACCGATCCGACCATCCTGCTCGCCGATGAACCGACCGGCAACCTCGACAGCCAGCGCAGCCACGAAATCATGGATCTACTGGTCGCCCTGAATCGCGACCGGAACATCACCGTGCTGATGGTCACCCACGAACCCGACATGGCGCGCTATGCGAAGCGCGTCGTCCACTTCGTGGACGGCAAGGTGGAGTCGGATCGCTACAATGAGGAGGGATCTTGA
- a CDS encoding efflux RND transporter periplasmic adaptor subunit produces the protein MQPDPDLAKIIDAGSSNSRLGSLIRWLLAASVLAALGVGGVAFLRSSAETQATPRYQTETVSRGKLRVTVSATGKLAPVNEVEVGSELSGTIEAVFVDYNDRVKKGQMLARLDLAKLQDATAKAKAALASADAKVLQTVATVKEVRAHLKRLRQVAKLSGGKVPSPAELETAEATQQRAIADEASARAAVNEARATLRSSETDLTKASIRSPIDGVVLARSVEPGQTVAASLQAPVLFTLAENLAQMELQVDVDEADVGQVHEGQAATFSVDAYPNRRFPARISLVRFGPETVDNVVSYKTILNVDNSDLSLRPGMTATAEIVTAERENVLLVPNAALRFTPPKPAANAQPSSGGGLLASLLPRPPRSAVKKSVTETPDKNAAQRVWVLGDDQPMAIPVITGQTDGRTTEVTGAGLAAGMPVITARLSATP, from the coding sequence ATGCAGCCCGATCCCGATCTGGCGAAAATCATCGATGCGGGAAGTTCGAACAGTCGCCTTGGCAGCCTGATACGTTGGTTGCTCGCGGCCAGCGTTCTCGCCGCATTGGGCGTCGGTGGTGTCGCGTTCCTCCGTTCCAGTGCCGAAACCCAGGCGACGCCCCGCTACCAGACCGAAACGGTCAGCCGGGGCAAGCTGCGGGTTACGGTTTCAGCGACGGGTAAACTGGCGCCGGTCAACGAAGTTGAGGTAGGCAGCGAGTTGTCCGGCACCATCGAAGCGGTGTTCGTGGACTACAACGACCGGGTGAAAAAAGGCCAAATGCTCGCTCGCCTGGATCTCGCCAAGCTCCAGGACGCCACTGCCAAAGCCAAGGCGGCGCTGGCCTCGGCCGACGCCAAGGTGTTGCAAACCGTGGCGACCGTCAAGGAAGTACGCGCCCATCTCAAACGCTTGCGGCAAGTGGCCAAACTGAGCGGCGGCAAGGTGCCTTCACCGGCGGAACTGGAGACCGCCGAGGCCACCCAGCAACGCGCCATCGCCGATGAGGCCAGCGCGCGAGCAGCCGTGAACGAAGCCCGCGCCACCCTCCGTTCCAGCGAAACCGATTTGACCAAGGCCTCCATCCGTTCGCCCATCGACGGCGTGGTGCTCGCCCGCTCGGTGGAGCCAGGGCAAACGGTGGCCGCCTCGCTGCAAGCGCCCGTGTTGTTCACGCTCGCCGAAAATCTGGCGCAAATGGAATTGCAGGTGGATGTGGACGAAGCCGACGTGGGTCAAGTACACGAAGGGCAAGCCGCGACGTTTAGCGTGGACGCCTATCCCAACCGGCGCTTTCCCGCTCGCATCAGTCTGGTGCGGTTCGGTCCCGAGACCGTGGACAACGTGGTCAGTTACAAGACCATTCTCAATGTGGATAACAGCGATCTCAGCCTGCGTCCCGGCATGACCGCCACGGCGGAAATCGTCACCGCCGAACGGGAAAACGTGCTGCTGGTTCCGAATGCGGCGTTGCGCTTCACCCCGCCAAAACCGGCGGCGAATGCGCAACCGAGCAGCGGCGGCGGTTTGTTGGCCAGCTTGCTGCCCCGGCCGCCGCGCTCGGCGGTCAAGAAATCCGTGACGGAAACCCCTGACAAAAACGCCGCGCAGCGAGTGTGGGTGTTAGGCGACGATCAGCCGATGGCGATTCCGGTGATCACCGGCCAAACTGACGGACGCACGACCGAGGTCACGGGCGCGGGTTTGGCGGCGGGCATGCCGGTGATTACCGCCCGACTGAGTGCGACGCCTTGA
- a CDS encoding efflux transporter outer membrane subunit produces MLTAVLLLSGCAVVGPDYIAPDPAAPVSWQGAAAAQVTISPTTPTDLATWWKQLNDPTLTTLIEQALRDSLDLRTAQAKLRQARAQRALAGAERFPTISGSAAGQRVKASGESGGGGTLNLFSAGFDASWEPDVFGRLRRGEEAAQDDLEASEASLHDVQVSLTAEVALNYVELRNFQTRLEIAKANADSQMETLRLTQWRAQAGLTTELDVAQARSNLEQTRAQIPSLDTGRAAAEHRLAILLGQQPGTLHTTLANSAKIPEIPERVIVTIPADTLRQRPDVRAAERTLAAETARIGEVEAKRYPSFNLSGSIGLAALTLGGLNSVDATTSSLLGSIAGPIFDAGRIRQQVAIQTAVQEQALLNYESTVLGALEEVENALVTLANTRQRRQSLQNATRAAQLAAQLARYRYTTGIIDFQTVLDTERTVRTLEDSLTASEAEHVSALIQLYKALGGGWSPISVEAVASAQGKSS; encoded by the coding sequence GGACCCGGCGGCGCCGGTTAGCTGGCAAGGCGCGGCGGCGGCCCAAGTCACGATATCGCCAACCACGCCGACCGATTTGGCGACCTGGTGGAAGCAACTCAACGATCCGACACTGACCACTCTGATCGAACAGGCCCTCCGTGACAGTCTCGATCTTCGTACCGCCCAGGCGAAGCTGCGCCAGGCGCGCGCCCAGCGGGCTTTGGCCGGGGCGGAGCGGTTTCCGACGATCTCAGGCTCGGCGGCGGGACAGCGGGTCAAGGCCAGCGGCGAATCCGGCGGCGGCGGAACGTTGAACTTGTTCAGTGCTGGGTTCGACGCCAGTTGGGAACCGGATGTGTTCGGCCGACTGCGGCGCGGCGAGGAAGCCGCCCAGGACGATCTCGAAGCCAGTGAAGCCAGCCTGCACGATGTCCAGGTCTCGTTGACCGCCGAAGTCGCGCTCAACTATGTGGAACTGCGCAATTTCCAGACCCGCTTGGAGATCGCCAAAGCCAACGCCGACTCCCAGATGGAAACCTTGCGGCTGACCCAATGGCGCGCCCAGGCTGGGCTGACCACCGAGTTGGACGTGGCCCAGGCCCGCTCGAATCTGGAACAGACCCGCGCCCAGATTCCCAGTCTCGACACCGGTCGCGCCGCGGCCGAGCACCGCCTGGCCATCCTGCTCGGACAACAACCCGGCACCCTGCACACGACCTTGGCGAACTCAGCCAAGATTCCCGAAATACCCGAGCGGGTGATCGTGACCATCCCCGCCGACACCCTGCGCCAGCGTCCCGACGTGCGCGCCGCCGAACGCACCCTAGCGGCGGAAACCGCCCGGATCGGCGAGGTCGAGGCCAAGCGCTATCCGAGTTTTAACCTGAGCGGTTCAATCGGCTTGGCGGCCTTGACCCTCGGCGGTTTGAACAGCGTCGATGCGACCACAAGCTCCCTATTGGGATCGATCGCCGGGCCGATTTTCGACGCCGGGCGCATCCGCCAGCAGGTCGCGATTCAAACGGCGGTGCAGGAGCAGGCATTGCTCAACTACGAATCGACGGTACTCGGCGCGTTGGAGGAAGTCGAAAACGCCCTGGTCACCCTGGCCAATACCCGTCAACGCCGGCAAAGTTTACAGAACGCCACGCGGGCGGCCCAGCTCGCGGCCCAGCTGGCCCGCTATCGCTATACCACCGGTATCATCGATTTCCAGACGGTTCTGGATACGGAACGCACCGTGCGCACGCTGGAAGACAGCCTCACGGCCAGCGAGGCTGAACATGTCTCCGCTTTGATTCAACTTTACAAGGCGCTGGGCGGCGGCTGGTCGCCGATATCCGTCGAGGCGGTCGCCAGCGCGCAAGGAAAATCGTCGTGA